A genomic region of Methanosarcina thermophila TM-1 contains the following coding sequences:
- the argJ gene encoding bifunctional ornithine acetyltransferase/N-acetylglutamate synthase encodes MKQIEGGICAVRGVSANGIKTEKMGLAVIVAEGPAAGVFTKNKVVAAPVTLSKGIIETKHHLSALIVNSGNANAFTGDDGFLDAVEMATMLARELDVKPETVAVASTGVIGRRLDVSLIRELLPEVLKGLGSSPECSREAAKAIMTTDKAIKEVAIEMDCGIRIGAIAKGSGMICPNMGTMLCFAYTDAKVPADVLDAALKIAVDKTFNMVVVDGDTSTNDMVLLTSTCKSGIKPCMDCLDDFEEGLIYVFTELAKKIAKDGEGATKLIEARVVGAKTQEDAKCAAKAIVRSPLVKSAIFGEDPNWGRVVAAAGYSGAELEQERLSLSFSGGGSEVEIIKSGEISSSYDLELLKRIMANDEIVITLDLSMGNEQATAWGCDLTYDYVRINAEYTT; translated from the coding sequence ATGAAGCAAATAGAAGGTGGAATCTGTGCAGTAAGGGGGGTATCCGCAAACGGGATTAAAACTGAAAAAATGGGGTTGGCTGTCATTGTTGCGGAAGGCCCTGCAGCTGGCGTCTTTACAAAGAATAAGGTGGTTGCAGCTCCGGTTACCCTGAGTAAAGGAATAATTGAGACCAAACACCATCTTTCAGCCTTAATTGTAAATAGCGGTAATGCCAACGCCTTTACAGGTGATGACGGCTTTCTGGATGCTGTGGAAATGGCAACAATGCTTGCCCGAGAACTTGACGTTAAACCTGAAACCGTTGCAGTTGCGTCAACAGGTGTAATTGGCAGAAGGCTTGATGTTTCCCTGATAAGAGAACTCCTTCCTGAAGTCCTTAAAGGGCTGGGTAGTTCTCCTGAATGCAGCCGGGAAGCTGCAAAGGCGATCATGACCACGGATAAGGCTATAAAAGAAGTTGCTATTGAAATGGACTGCGGGATAAGAATTGGGGCGATTGCCAAAGGTTCGGGGATGATTTGTCCCAATATGGGAACTATGCTCTGTTTTGCGTATACCGATGCAAAAGTGCCTGCTGACGTTCTGGATGCAGCTCTGAAAATAGCCGTGGATAAAACTTTCAATATGGTCGTGGTGGACGGAGATACAAGCACTAACGATATGGTACTCCTTACCTCCACCTGCAAATCCGGGATCAAGCCCTGCATGGACTGCCTGGATGATTTTGAGGAAGGATTGATTTACGTATTTACAGAGCTTGCAAAGAAAATAGCAAAAGACGGAGAAGGCGCTACAAAACTCATTGAAGCCAGGGTAGTAGGCGCAAAAACACAGGAAGATGCTAAATGTGCTGCAAAAGCCATTGTACGTTCCCCATTGGTTAAATCCGCAATTTTCGGAGAGGATCCTAACTGGGGAAGGGTTGTAGCTGCTGCAGGATACTCTGGTGCGGAACTTGAACAGGAAAGGCTCTCTCTCTCTTTTTCTGGAGGAGGGTCAGAGGTCGAAATTATAAAGTCAGGTGAAATTTCCAGTTCTTACGATCTCGAACTTCTGAAAAGAATAATGGCAAATGATGAAATTGTCATTACTCTTGACCTCAGTATGGGAAATGAACAGGCAACTGCCTGGGGCTGTGACCTGACTTATGACTATGTCAGAATCAATGCTGAATATACGACTTAA
- the pfkC gene encoding ADP-specific phosphofructokinase, protein MDIQEWEQRHTDAFYNVKRSLPYLDGMFVAYNSNIDVIKHLTDKDLRKLTELFDEAEIQKRVETYPREIKEPLDFMARLIISMREGKAAEIPTHTSSTHEWLKANLGFDYARMGGQAGIISNLLARLGLKKVVAYIPWLSEEQTEYFVASDNLLHPKVENGNVVLKPPREAFKPGIESKVNWIFEYSKGLEVTCNGNFTVPRDNRLIISSRPKWIRLDMDREVYEHLDTIFPIDGAMLSGYQMIKEEYEDGSTYKDYVLHAVKVIDKLKALNPQLRIHVELTSIQNRVIRKAILAEIVANHVHSLGLDTVEVANALNVLGHEELSYSVIRKEEYGITSLYHGAVQLLKDLSLERVHVHSLGYYICVLAKGHPLTLKEHRDALLFSSTLAAAKALTGDIESFESAAAGLEVPVSDKGIEDLENFKVYCVGKKLCTPDEFEYGYIYGADHNAVIIPTKVVEQPQSTVGIGDTISAGAFAAMLAEMKQKQAGK, encoded by the coding sequence GTGGATATACAAGAATGGGAACAGCGCCACACCGACGCTTTTTACAATGTAAAAAGATCCCTTCCTTATCTGGATGGTATGTTTGTGGCTTACAACAGTAATATCGATGTTATTAAACACCTTACAGATAAAGATCTGCGCAAGCTTACGGAACTCTTTGACGAAGCTGAGATTCAGAAAAGAGTTGAAACTTATCCGAGGGAAATAAAAGAGCCTCTGGATTTCATGGCTCGCCTGATTATTTCTATGCGAGAGGGAAAAGCCGCAGAGATCCCAACCCATACCTCGAGTACTCATGAGTGGTTGAAAGCTAACCTGGGTTTTGACTATGCGCGTATGGGAGGCCAGGCAGGAATTATTTCAAACCTTCTTGCCCGCCTTGGACTTAAGAAAGTGGTTGCATACATTCCCTGGCTTTCCGAAGAACAGACAGAGTATTTTGTAGCTTCTGACAATCTTCTGCACCCGAAGGTAGAAAACGGGAATGTCGTGCTCAAGCCCCCGAGGGAGGCATTCAAACCAGGGATAGAATCAAAAGTCAACTGGATCTTTGAATACTCAAAAGGTCTGGAAGTAACCTGTAATGGAAACTTCACAGTGCCAAGAGATAATCGCCTGATAATCTCCTCCCGTCCGAAATGGATTCGTCTGGATATGGACAGGGAAGTTTATGAGCACCTTGACACAATTTTCCCGATTGACGGTGCAATGCTTTCAGGTTACCAGATGATAAAAGAAGAGTATGAAGATGGATCTACGTATAAGGATTATGTCTTACATGCTGTTAAAGTTATTGACAAACTTAAGGCTTTAAATCCCCAACTGCGCATCCATGTAGAACTTACATCCATCCAGAATCGGGTTATAAGAAAGGCTATTCTTGCTGAAATCGTTGCCAACCATGTCCATTCCCTGGGTCTTGATACTGTGGAAGTGGCAAATGCCCTCAACGTCCTGGGACATGAAGAACTTTCTTATTCTGTCATAAGAAAAGAAGAATACGGGATAACCTCGCTTTATCACGGTGCTGTTCAGCTTTTAAAGGATCTATCGCTTGAGAGAGTCCATGTGCATTCTCTTGGGTATTATATCTGTGTCCTTGCAAAAGGTCACCCACTTACACTTAAAGAACATAGAGATGCCCTGCTCTTTTCCTCAACCCTTGCTGCCGCCAAGGCTCTCACAGGAGATATTGAAAGTTTTGAGTCGGCAGCCGCAGGGCTAGAAGTTCCGGTTTCAGACAAAGGCATTGAAGATCTGGAGAATTTCAAGGTTTATTGTGTAGGGAAGAAACTCTGTACTCCTGACGAGTTTGAATATGGATATATTTACGGGGCAGATCATAATGCAGTTATCATTCCTACCAAAGTGGTCGAGCAACCGCAATCGACAGTGGGAATAGGTGACACTATCTCGGCAGGAGCTTTTGCAGCTATGCTTGCAGAAATGAAGCAAAAGCAGGCAGGAAAATAA
- a CDS encoding ADP-dependent glucokinase/phosphofructokinase has translation MNILCGYNVNIDSVYRITGAEISELLSAFEAAEILEKIENPPGKIISESDFVAGLAYCMKEGCGAEWLVYEDSVFEFLKNRYFEKSLIRMGGNAGIMANALSQLGASRVIPNVAVPSETQLSLFSKKAIYLPEAFTQQEKNAGILPEKSEEDLSSNQEPIHFVFDFSEGETFSLYGTEVRVPRENRFIATCDHLNFRLYTNPAFKQYALQHACELDGILISGFHLLIENYPDGTTYKTILDNSFSELTSWKSRNDKLQIHLELGHFASREIGNSVFLKFSGLSDSFGMNEDELSMFYNLHGVPGEKLLHMEAKAVADAACRLASRNELKKLFIHTREFVLSVFKPEFNPNSEQDLQRVSGEKLEALEFGVKCAGVYAASGKLDGREFVEEEALKLQESEFGRKQIEVFLKAFNGKALRQGAYAFRGGYVICMLPTMLSQSPVTMVGLGDTLTAAVFLRGLELDVQA, from the coding sequence ATGAATATACTCTGCGGATATAATGTCAACATAGACTCAGTATACAGGATCACTGGGGCTGAGATTTCGGAACTGCTGAGTGCCTTCGAAGCTGCTGAAATCCTTGAGAAAATCGAAAACCCCCCTGGAAAAATAATTTCTGAATCGGATTTTGTAGCAGGGCTTGCCTATTGTATGAAAGAGGGATGTGGAGCTGAATGGCTTGTATATGAGGATTCTGTTTTCGAGTTTCTTAAAAACCGTTATTTTGAAAAATCCCTGATAAGAATGGGCGGAAACGCAGGAATAATGGCAAATGCCCTTTCCCAGCTGGGCGCTTCCAGAGTAATTCCAAATGTTGCAGTACCTTCAGAAACACAGCTTTCTCTTTTCTCAAAAAAAGCAATCTACCTGCCGGAGGCTTTCACACAGCAAGAGAAAAACGCAGGGATTTTGCCTGAGAAAAGCGAGGAAGATCTTTCCAGCAATCAGGAACCGATACATTTCGTGTTTGATTTTTCTGAAGGGGAGACTTTTTCCCTTTATGGGACAGAAGTTAGGGTTCCGAGGGAAAACCGCTTCATAGCGACCTGTGATCATCTTAATTTCAGGCTTTATACCAATCCTGCGTTTAAGCAGTATGCCCTTCAACATGCCTGTGAGCTTGATGGCATACTCATATCGGGTTTTCATCTCCTGATTGAGAACTATCCCGATGGCACCACTTATAAAACAATTCTCGATAATTCTTTTTCCGAGCTCACAAGCTGGAAATCCAGAAACGACAAACTCCAGATTCACCTGGAACTCGGGCATTTCGCGAGTAGAGAAATTGGAAATTCAGTTTTTCTTAAGTTCTCAGGGCTTTCTGACAGCTTTGGAATGAACGAAGACGAGCTTTCAATGTTTTATAACCTGCATGGAGTGCCTGGAGAAAAACTCCTTCATATGGAAGCTAAAGCCGTAGCTGATGCGGCATGCAGGCTGGCTTCGAGGAACGAGCTTAAGAAGCTCTTTATTCACACAAGGGAATTTGTACTGAGTGTATTTAAGCCAGAATTTAATCCTAATTCTGAACAGGATTTGCAGAGGGTATCCGGAGAAAAACTTGAAGCCCTGGAATTTGGAGTTAAATGCGCAGGCGTGTATGCCGCTTCAGGCAAGCTTGATGGGCGGGAATTCGTGGAAGAGGAAGCATTGAAACTTCAGGAAAGTGAGTTTGGACGAAAACAGATCGAAGTTTTCCTTAAAGCCTTCAATGGAAAAGCTCTCCGGCAGGGCGCTTATGCTTTCAGGGGAGGTTATGTTATCTGCATGCTTCCCACAATGCTTTCCCAATCTCCCGTAACTATGGTCGGGCTTGGGGACACGTTAACCGCAGCGGTCTTCCTGAGGGGGCTTGAACTGGATGTACAGGCTTAA
- a CDS encoding DNA-3-methyladenine glycosylase family protein has product MYRLKPYLFNLNYTLDCGQVFRWEREGNWWTGVVGDHVIRLSQENGQLIIDSTLTPEFFSHYFRFDDDLPSIYESINRDLLIDRAIRKYQGLRLIRQDPWECLISYMLATASSIPTIQRRIYLLSRTFGQEIEPGYFTFPDPETLANADPAALERCKLGFRAPSIKAAAEEVASGELDLNVLFRLEYKYARERLMRLRGIGEKVADCVLLFAFGKLEAFPVDTHIKQIIQHYHIDDNYFETCTSMSCMGDWGRKYFGQYCGYAQEYLYYQKRVEGLVSLY; this is encoded by the coding sequence ATGTACAGGCTTAAACCCTATCTTTTTAACCTTAATTATACCCTCGACTGCGGACAGGTCTTCCGCTGGGAACGGGAAGGGAACTGGTGGACAGGAGTTGTCGGAGATCACGTTATCCGACTTTCTCAGGAAAACGGACAATTGATTATCGATTCAACCCTGACGCCTGAATTTTTTTCACATTATTTTCGCTTTGATGACGACCTGCCCTCGATCTATGAAAGTATAAACCGTGACCTGCTCATCGATCGGGCAATCCGCAAATACCAGGGTCTGCGCCTGATCCGGCAGGATCCCTGGGAATGCCTTATCTCCTATATGCTCGCAACCGCCTCAAGCATCCCCACAATCCAGAGACGGATCTACCTTCTCAGCCGAACTTTCGGGCAGGAAATCGAACCCGGATATTTCACCTTCCCAGACCCTGAAACCCTTGCAAATGCCGATCCAGCCGCGCTTGAACGATGTAAACTGGGCTTCAGAGCCCCGAGCATAAAAGCCGCAGCCGAAGAAGTGGCTTCTGGAGAACTGGACCTCAATGTTCTTTTCCGCCTGGAGTATAAATATGCGCGAGAACGTCTCATGAGGCTTCGCGGCATTGGGGAAAAGGTTGCCGACTGTGTTCTCCTGTTTGCCTTCGGGAAATTGGAAGCCTTCCCGGTAGATACCCATATCAAGCAGATCATCCAGCATTATCACATAGATGACAATTACTTTGAAACCTGCACAAGCATGAGCTGTATGGGAGACTGGGGAAGGAAGTATTTCGGGCAATATTGCGGGTATGCGCAGGAGTATTTGTATTATCAGAAAAGGGTTGAAGGACTTGTGAGTCTTTATTGA